The DNA segment CCCGGCCCCACGACCCGGCCCTTATCTGGGAAGGGGAAGACGGCGCTGTGGTGAGGTTGAGTTATGGCGAACTCGAGGCCGCCGTAGCCCAGACGGCCCATGCGCTCAGATCGCTGGGTATTGGCAAGGGCGACCGGGTAGGCCTCTTCCTGCCCATGCTGCCCGAGACCGCTATCAGCGCCCTGGCTCTGGCCCAGATCGGTGCGATTTTTGTACCTATCTTTTCTGGTTATGCCGCCGAGGCAGCGGCCACCCGCCTTCAGGATGCCGAGGCCAGGCTTATCCTCACCGCCGATGGCTTTTACCGCCGGGGCAGCCAGGTCAAGCTATTGGACAACGCCCGTGCTGCTGCGGCGCTTTCACCCAGCGTGCAACAGCTTTTGGTGATCCGCCGTTTTGGAAATGTGGAGCTAGCACCCAACGAGGTGGCCTGGGATCAAATCGTTCCACAGCAACCCTCCACAGCCCCTTATGAACCCATGGACAGCATGGATCCCTTCATGCTGATCTACACCTCCGGCACCACCGGCAAACCCAAGGGCACCGTGCACTACCACGCGGGCTTTCCCATCAAAGCCGCACAGGACATGGCTCATCTCTTCGACCTGCGAAAGCACGAGACCCTGTTCTGGTTCACCGATATGGGCTGGATGATGGGCCCGTGGGCCATCCTGGGAGCCCTGACCATCGGAGGCACTGTGCTGCTCTATGAAGGCGCCCCCGATTACCCCGATGCAAGCCGGCTATGGTCTATTTGTGAGCGGCACGGGGTCACCCACCTGGGCCTCTCCCCCACCCTGGTACGGGCCCTGATGCCCCTGGGCGACGAGCCCGTTCGCAAGCATGACTTGTCCAGGCTGCGGATGCTGGGCTCCACCGGCGAACCCTGGAACCTGGAGCCCTATCTGTGGTTTGCTCGAACTGTAGGTCAGAATCGCGTACCCATCATCAACTACTCCGGCGGTACAGAAATTGGCGGTGGCATCCTGGGCTGCACGGCCTGGCGGCCCATCAAGCCCATGGGGTTCAACACTGCTGTTCCAGGGATTCACGCCGAGGTGCTGGACAGTACCGGACAGCCCGTGCGGGACGAGGTAGGTGAGCTGGCCGTGATGGGGCCCTGGCCTGGGCAGACTAAAGGTTTTTGGAAGGCCCCCGAGCGCTACCTGGACACCTATTGGAGCCGATTTGAAAACATCTGGGTGCATGGCGACTGGGCCATTCTGGATCGGGAGGGCCACTGGATGATCCAGGGACGCAGTGACGACACCCTCAAAATTGCCGGGAAGCGGGTGGGCCCCGCTGAATACGAAAGCGCCGCCGTCGAGCACCCGGCAGTGAAGGAAGCCGCTGCCATTGGCATTCCCCATCCCGTCAAGGGCGAGGCAGCGGTGGTGTTTGTGGTGCTGCGAACCGAGCACGCTCCGAGCAAGGAAATGGAACAGGCCATTGCAGAAACCATTGCCGCTCGGCTGGGCAAAGCGCTCAAGCCCGAAAAAATTCTTTTTGTCCCCGACCTGCCCAAAACCCGCAATGCCAAAGTGATGCGACGGGTGATTCGAGCCGCCTACCTGGGACAAAACCCTGGCGACCTGTCGGCCCTCGAGAACCCACAAGCCGTGGAAGCTATTCAGAATTCCTCGAGGTGATACCGGGTTCAAAAAGACAGTTGACAAAGCCAAAAGCCCGCCAGATCGTCTTACAGCGCTCTTCACAGACGTGGCCGCCCGCGAAAACGAAAAAGCGCCTGGCCCAGACGCGCATTACGCACTCGAGCGTGATCCGGGTTCGGCCCACGGTTGCTTGGGTTTCGAGTTTCCAGGCGACCATCGTTCTATCCAGGACAAATCTTTCTTGCAATCGGATGGCTTGAATTTTGTGAAGAGTGCTCCATATAGCGTTGTATTATCCCAACCTCCTCGAGACCAAAAAAATAACCGACTCCAGAGCGGAGTCGGTTTACTAAACTTGCGCCTTACTGCTTGGCAGCCGCTTTCTTGGGAGCAGCCTTTTTCGCGGCGGGCTTGGCAGTAGCCTTGGCCGCAGGCTTGGCAGCGGCTTTTTTGGGGGCCGCTTTGGTCGCAGCCGGCTTGGCAGCAGACTTAGCGGTAGACTTCGCAGCCGGCTTGGCAGCAGCCTTGGCAGCGGCTTTTTTGGGGGCCGCTTTGGTCGCAGCCGGCTTGGCAGCAGACTTAGCGGTAGACTTCGCAGCAGCCTTGGCCGCAGGCTTGGCGGCAGTTTTTTTGGCGGCAGGCTTCTTGGCTGCGGGCTTGGCGGCGGCTTTCTTAGCAGCAGGCTTCTTGGCGGTTTCTTGGTTTTCAGGCATGTATGTTCCTCCTTAGTTCAGAGTGGAGTCATCTGAGCAGAAACTCCCGAATCATGCGCTATCCAGCGGACGATTCGCCCATTGCACATAACCAGGTTTCTGGCATTGCGCGTAATGTGGACGAGCGTTTCTGTTAGATTGTGGCTCCACTGAACCCAACTATACAACATGTTGTGTGGTTTTTGCACGTCAAATACAACTTATGGGTGAATTTTCGATTCGTCCGATTGGCATCGAAGCATCGAGTTTTTTCCTTTATTATCGCGTTTTTGTGATGTTGCATTTTCGCTCGAGGGTATCTTAATCAATTGCGCCCGCATCGAGTGAATTGGGTGGTTGGCATTTCAGCATATTCAGACTTCAGCCATCACCTCCCTCCATTTATGCCGTTTCCACCGAGACAAAAAGCATCCCAAGAATTCCGTCTTAAAACTGTCTCACCCAAGCGCAGATGAAGTAAAGATGGCGATAATTTTACCAACTGCTGCAACGCCCACAGCCTGGCGCAAAGTAGCAACACACAACCCAGGTCAATAATAAGGGGCAAATAAGCCCGTTTTCATCGCATAATCTCGCGCAGCTATTTGACCCCTCTGCGGTCAGTGATGTTCGTTGCTTTCTCCAAACCAGTCTCCCGACCCAAAGCGCGATGCTGTACGGCCTTTACAAATCCCTACGATAGAATACAGAGCATGTTGGATTCCAACACATTGGCCCTGGCCCAGGATGTGCGTGCGTTGCTGACCAGAGGGCTGGATGCATTGGCTCGAGTGGGGATCGAAACCAAGCCGCTCAAGCAAGCCTTGCTGGATCTGGATGGCCCCTTCTTGTTGGTGGTAGCGGGCGAGTTTAACAGCGGTAAGTCGTCATTACTCAATGCGCTCCTGGGGGGCGATTTTTTGAAGGAGGGGGTCACGCCCACCACCGACCGCATTAATCTGATCGGCTACGGCCCCGAACCCAAGCTACAGCCGCAGTCCCCCGAGTTGGTGCTCATTCAGTTGCCGCATCCACTGCTCAAAGATGTACGGCTGGTAGACACCCCTGGCACCAACGCGATCCTGCAACATCATCAGGTTCTGACCCAGAAATTTCTCCCCCGCGCCGACCTGATACTGTTCGTCACCAGTGCCGACCGGCCCTTCACCCAGTCCGAAGCCGACTTCCTAAATTTCATTCGGGCCTGGGGCAAGAAGGTGGTGCTCATCATCAACAAAATGGATTTACTCACCGAGCCCGAGTTGCAGCAGGTGCTCGAGTTCGTCCAGAAAGGTGCCGACCAGACTCTGGGACACATCCCGCCTATCTTCCCGGTATCGGCCCGTCGGGCACGGCAAGGCAACGTGGCTCAAAGCCATATTCCCGAGCTCGAGGCCCACATCCGGCAAGTGCTCACCCACGAGGCCGCCCTCCTCAAGCTAGGTTCGCCCCTGGGGGTGTTGGCGCGGCTCAGCGAAGAAGCCAAACCCGCCCTGGAAACCAGGCTCAAAGAAGCCGAGAAGCAGCTTGCCACTTGCCGTGAGCTGGATAGCCTACTCCAGCGTCATGAAGAACGCACCCGCCGCGACTTCAACGGGCAGGTCGCGTTGGCGCTGCAAGCCATTGACGAGGTGCGCAGCAGGGGTGAACGCTGGCTGGACGAAAAAGTGCGTTTCTCCAAATTTCTCGAGCTGCTGCAATCCAGCAAGCTCAAGCAGAGTTTTATTGATGATGTGGTCAAAGGGGCCAACCAGGAGATCGAGCGCCGCGTACTCGAGGCCATGAACTGGCTGGCCAAGCGTGACCGCGAACTGCTCGAGGATGCCCTCTCGCTGCTGCGGGAAGCGCCCGGCCTGCGGCAAACCGAGCAGGTCGGCCCGGAAGAGCGCACCATTGCGGGCAACCTGGAAGAAGCCCTGCGCTCCTTTGATGCCGAGGCCGAGGCCATTCAGTTGCGCGATTTCATCCAGGAGAGCCTGCGCGGCACCGCCCTGGCAGAAGTGGGGGTGATGGGGCTGGGCCTGACCATCCTGCTGGTCGCCCAGAAAATTGCCTTCGATATTCTGGGTATTTTTGCCACGGTGTTTGGCGCTATTCTGGCTACCTCCATCCTGCCCCGCCGCAAAGAAACTGCCAAAGCCCGCCTGCGCGAACGGCTGGCGGAGTTACGCAGCACCCTCGAGCGGGCCTTGAGCGAGACCCTGAACACCGAGATGCAGCGCACCCGCGAACGTTTCAATAGTCTGTACCGCACCCCCTGCACCCGGCTGGAAAGCAGCCGCGACACTACTCTGGCCCAACTGCAACAAACGGAGCAATTAAGAACGGAAGCCCTCGAGCTGCGCCGTCGGCTGGGCTGATACTGCAAAAGCCCAAGGCTGTGTCTTGGGGTTGGTCATGTTGCTACTACACGGTCGTACAAATATCTTTACAGATGTGTCCATTTCGGTTGAGCTGCACGCGTGCTGTGTTCACTGGCAGAAGCCGAAGCAGACGTCTTTTCGTTCCTCCTCTACATCGTAGGGGAGGTCAGGTGGGGTTGCTGAACAGCGCCTTCACACAGCAGGTCAGTTCAGGGCCTTGCCTAATACCCTCCCCACCCTCCCTGCGTGGTAGGGAGGGGTTTTAAGGGCCATAGCTCATGGAAGCCGTCGAAGTGTATGGGTATCTCTACGACGCCGTAATAGCCCACCCCCATCACAAATCCCGGCAGCCTCGAGCCTAGCCTAGCGGCTTTCTGAGGGCTTAGTGTCCCTCTAGCGCACCAGCAATACCGGACACTGGGCATGGGTCACCACTTTCTGACTCTGGCTGCCGAGCAGTAAACCACTCAACTGTCCCAAGCCTCTGGTACCCATCACGATCAGATCTACGTGTCGCACCTGGGCTACTCGCAAAATGACCTCTGCTGCGGGCCCTTCCAGCACCTCGGTTTCAACTTTTGGAAGCTCCCCCAGCAAAGCCTGGGCCTGCTCCATAACCCGGTCTGCGGCCTCGGTTCGCCTGGAGATCACCTCTTGCAGGTAGGGCTCACCCAGATAGTCGGGAACCGGATCGTAGGTGTGAACCACGCAAAGAGCAGCCTGGTACTGCCGGGCCAGATCGGCAGCCAGGCGGGCTGCTTTCTGGGCATGGGTGGAGCCATCGAACGCCATCAAGATATTGTTGAACATGGCGACCTCCTCGGCAAAAAAAGCCCCCAGCAACCTTTCCTTTCGGATGAAGCTGCTGAGGTCGGAAGCAGGAAACCCGTTACCGACTTTCCTGCTTTCAATGTAAATATACGCCCATCCTGGCCCCTCCACCAGGGACTTTTATCCCGGTTTGCCCAAATCAGGGAACCAGGCTATACCCCCATTTGGGGGTATTCGCACGTAACGCCCAGTAGCCCACGGCATGTGCAACCATCACAGGGGCCATGTAACGCTTCGCATAACTTATGGTTACATTGCGGGCGGAAATACCTCTCAGCAGACATGTCTGTCTTCGCTCGCAAACACGGAGGAAAAATATGGCAAAACTGATCGCAGTAGATGACTCTCTGGCCGACCTGAAGCTCATTGAACAATCGCTTTCGCAGTATCACCAGGTCGTGTTGTACCAGGGTAGCGAAAACGTAGAGCAACGTATCGAAGCCGAAAAGCCGGACGCGGTGCTGCTGGATGTAGTCATGCCGGGCCGCAACGGCTACGAGGTGCTGCGTTCACTGCGCCGAAGCGAGGCCACCAAACACATCCCGGTGCTGGTCATCAGCTCCAAAGGCGAACCCACCGACATCGAGTGGGGCAAACGCCAGGGCGCTAATGGCTACCTGACCAAACCCTACACCCCCGAAGCCCTGCGCAAGGCCGTGCAGGAAATACTTCAAGCCTAGCTCCATCCAAGCCGTTGGGCCACGCCCCTCGAGGCATCAAGGATCTAGCCATGATCAATACCGCCATTAGCAAAGTATGGGTGCTGCGCCTGGGCAGCACCTATCTTGGCGTGGAACCCAAAGCATTCAAGGAAGTGCTGGAAGTCACCCAGCCCACTCCCGTCCCGCTGGCCCCCGCCCCCTTGATGGGACTGTTGAGCAACCAGGGCCAGATTGTGCCGGTGTTCGATCTGTGTCACGTTTTGCAAATTGCACCCTCTGGTTCTGGGATTGCGGCCTTGCTCGAGTTTGAAGGGCAGCCACTGGCTTTCCTAATTGACGAGGTGGTGGGGCTCCGTACCAACTTGAGTGGAGCCTGGATGGCCCCCAGCCAGCACCCACTATTCAGCGCCATTCTGGAAGAGGACGGCAAAAGCGTGCAGATCCTCGAGGTGCGCAATCTCTTCGCGCATCTATCTGAACAAATGTCCACCCTGGCACAAGCCTCGGCTATTCCTGGTCGGGCCCAAGCCCAAGCCTAAGGAGTTGTCTCAATGGAACAAACCCATCTGCCCATGAACCATGACCCCTTTTTAGTAGGGGTTTCTTTCTTGGTCGCCATCTTCGCGTCTTATGCCGCATTGGCTACCATCAATTATTTGCGACAAGGAGTCGCCGGTAGAGCCTGGCTCTGGCTTGGTGCCACCACATTCGGGTTGGGGGTGTGGGCCATGCATTTTACCGCCATGACCGCCCTTCAACTCGAAATGGTGGTGGCTTACGATCCCCTCATCACCCTAATCTCGGTTTTCTTCGCTGTACTTGGTGCGGCGGCGGCTTTCCAGTTGGTCAGCAAGCCCAAGGTGGGCCTGGCTCAGGTGCTGGGCTCCGGCTTTTTTCTGGGGGCGGGCATCGGTGTGATGCACTACGTGGGCATGTTCGCCATGCGCTTGAATGCCAAACTAACCTTTGATCTTGCCTTGGTTGCAGTCTCGGTACTGGTAGCCGTAGCACTGGGTACATTTGGTATCTGGACACTCACCAGCCAGGCTTTTAATCTGGTTCCCTTCCGTCACCTGATCACCGCTGTCATCACCGGCTCGGCCATCCCATTCATGCACTACACCGCCATGCTAGCGGCCAAATTTACCGCAACCGATGGCGACAGCATGCACAGCATGATCGCCAGTGGAAATCTGCTTTCACTCAACATTTTCTTGCTGCTAGCGGTAGTGGTTATAGGATTGCCCATGTTCCTGAGTTCCTTGCTCGAGACTTCTGCAGACAAAGTACCGGAGGCCGAAGCATGACCCACCGTACGCCCAAAACCGTCGTTCGACCCGTCCGACGCCCTGCTCCAGCAGCACCCACCCAGGTGATTCGCGCCGGCGGCTTCCTGGGGTCGCTCCGTATCTGGCAAAAACTTTTGCTCATCGTACTGGCTTTCTCAGTAGCCGGAATCGTTCCTCTAACAACCATTTATTTATCTGAGCAGCGCCAGTCTGAAGGCATTTACAATCAAATTTTGGGGTTACAGCTTGCACAGGGTTTCTTTGGTCTTATTCAGCAGGTTAGCGAGTATCGGCGCCATAGCCTGGACAATAAAATCCTGGGCAGCAACGCGGATCTGGCTAAGGAAGCTGAAGATGTAGACAAGGCCTTTCAGCAAATTACCCAGATGAACGAGAGTATTCGGGATCGCTTCGGTCTGGGCAGAACTATCGAAGAAATCCAGCAAGAATGGACAGGTATCAAAAACAAAAGCCTGGCCGCAGGCAATGAGGCGATTTTTGAGATGCACCACGAGCTAATCGCGCATTTGCGCCAAGCTCTGGAGCAACTTAGCCTGTCTTCAGGCCTACTCCTCAGCTCAAGTTCCGATGTGTTTCTCTTTACCGAAACGACTTTGCGTCATTTGCCCGAGCTACGCGAG comes from the Meiothermus sp. CFH 77666 genome and includes:
- a CDS encoding universal stress protein; this encodes MFNNILMAFDGSTHAQKAARLAADLARQYQAALCVVHTYDPVPDYLGEPYLQEVISRRTEAADRVMEQAQALLGELPKVETEVLEGPAAEVILRVAQVRHVDLIVMGTRGLGQLSGLLLGSQSQKVVTHAQCPVLLVR
- a CDS encoding chemotaxis protein CheW, with the protein product MINTAISKVWVLRLGSTYLGVEPKAFKEVLEVTQPTPVPLAPAPLMGLLSNQGQIVPVFDLCHVLQIAPSGSGIAALLEFEGQPLAFLIDEVVGLRTNLSGAWMAPSQHPLFSAILEEDGKSVQILEVRNLFAHLSEQMSTLAQASAIPGRAQAQA
- a CDS encoding MHYT domain-containing protein, producing the protein MNHDPFLVGVSFLVAIFASYAALATINYLRQGVAGRAWLWLGATTFGLGVWAMHFTAMTALQLEMVVAYDPLITLISVFFAVLGAAAAFQLVSKPKVGLAQVLGSGFFLGAGIGVMHYVGMFAMRLNAKLTFDLALVAVSVLVAVALGTFGIWTLTSQAFNLVPFRHLITAVITGSAIPFMHYTAMLAAKFTATDGDSMHSMIASGNLLSLNIFLLLAVVVIGLPMFLSSLLETSADKVPEAEA
- a CDS encoding response regulator, with translation MAKLIAVDDSLADLKLIEQSLSQYHQVVLYQGSENVEQRIEAEKPDAVLLDVVMPGRNGYEVLRSLRRSEATKHIPVLVISSKGEPTDIEWGKRQGANGYLTKPYTPEALRKAVQEILQA
- a CDS encoding AMP-binding protein, which produces MSEPIWFPSDNYKHGSHIEAMLRHLNLDSYEALYTFSIQQPEAFWEATLQLLGIEWFVPYRQVLDVSQGPQWPHWFVGGRLNLAHNALHHAKTRPHDPALIWEGEDGAVVRLSYGELEAAVAQTAHALRSLGIGKGDRVGLFLPMLPETAISALALAQIGAIFVPIFSGYAAEAAATRLQDAEARLILTADGFYRRGSQVKLLDNARAAAALSPSVQQLLVIRRFGNVELAPNEVAWDQIVPQQPSTAPYEPMDSMDPFMLIYTSGTTGKPKGTVHYHAGFPIKAAQDMAHLFDLRKHETLFWFTDMGWMMGPWAILGALTIGGTVLLYEGAPDYPDASRLWSICERHGVTHLGLSPTLVRALMPLGDEPVRKHDLSRLRMLGSTGEPWNLEPYLWFARTVGQNRVPIINYSGGTEIGGGILGCTAWRPIKPMGFNTAVPGIHAEVLDSTGQPVRDEVGELAVMGPWPGQTKGFWKAPERYLDTYWSRFENIWVHGDWAILDREGHWMIQGRSDDTLKIAGKRVGPAEYESAAVEHPAVKEAAAIGIPHPVKGEAAVVFVVLRTEHAPSKEMEQAIAETIAARLGKALKPEKILFVPDLPKTRNAKVMRRVIRAAYLGQNPGDLSALENPQAVEAIQNSSR
- a CDS encoding dynamin family protein, translating into MLDSNTLALAQDVRALLTRGLDALARVGIETKPLKQALLDLDGPFLLVVAGEFNSGKSSLLNALLGGDFLKEGVTPTTDRINLIGYGPEPKLQPQSPELVLIQLPHPLLKDVRLVDTPGTNAILQHHQVLTQKFLPRADLILFVTSADRPFTQSEADFLNFIRAWGKKVVLIINKMDLLTEPELQQVLEFVQKGADQTLGHIPPIFPVSARRARQGNVAQSHIPELEAHIRQVLTHEAALLKLGSPLGVLARLSEEAKPALETRLKEAEKQLATCRELDSLLQRHEERTRRDFNGQVALALQAIDEVRSRGERWLDEKVRFSKFLELLQSSKLKQSFIDDVVKGANQEIERRVLEAMNWLAKRDRELLEDALSLLREAPGLRQTEQVGPEERTIAGNLEEALRSFDAEAEAIQLRDFIQESLRGTALAEVGVMGLGLTILLVAQKIAFDILGIFATVFGAILATSILPRRKETAKARLRERLAELRSTLERALSETLNTEMQRTRERFNSLYRTPCTRLESSRDTTLAQLQQTEQLRTEALELRRRLG